The genome window TGGCGGCGATCCGCGCAGTGCGTGAGGCGCAGCCGCAGGTGCCACAGATTGCGTGTTTCGATACGGCATTTCACCGCACTCACCCGCAGATCGCCGACCTCTATGCACTGCCCTGGGAATACTACGAGTCCGGAGTGCGGCGCTACGGTTTCCACGGATTATCTTATGAATATATCGCGGCCACGCTGCCGAAGGTAGCGCCGAATCTGGCCAAAGGCCGTGTGATTGTAGCACATCTTGGCAGTGGAGCGAGCCTGTGTGCGATGCAAGCAGGCAAGAGTTTAGATTCGACCATGGGTTTCTCGCCGCTCGATGGCTTGCCGATGGGGACGCGGCCAGGTGCGCTCGATCCGGGCGTGTTGCTGCATCTCATTAATCAATGCGGCCTATCGGGCGCTGACTTGGAAAAGCTTCTGTACAAAGAATCCGGCCTGCTGGGTTTGTCCGGCATCAGCAACGATATGCGTGTACTTCTGGAAAGTCGTGAGCCGCGTGCGCAATTGGCGATCGAGTATTTCGTGTATTATGCAACCAAGCAGATTGGCGCGCTCGCCGCGGTGCTGGGAGGTATCGATGGCTTGGTGTTCACAGCCGGAATTGGCGAACACTCGCCGGTGATTCGTGCGCGCATCCTGCAAGGGTGCGCCTGGTTGGGTGTATCAGTCGATGCTGAAGCTAATGCATGCGGTGGCCCGCGTATTTCAATGGAAGATAGTCCCGTCGCAGCCTGGGTCATCCCGGCTGATGAAGAATGGATGATCGCGCGCCATACTCTGGCGCTGGTGTTTAAAAAGGAGAAAGGATATGGTAACTGACTGGATACCTTTGTTGCGTGATCTGCGTCAGTACCGCAAAGAGTGGTTGACGCACGATGTGATCGCCGGACTCTCGGTTACTGCCGTGCAGGTGCCGACGGCGATTGCTTACGCTAGCCTGGTAGGCCTTCCACCCGAGGTCGGACTCTATGCCTGCATACTGCCGGTACTGGTTTATGCCTTGTTTGGTTCATCACGGCAACTGGTGCTCGGGCCGGATGCGGCAACCTGCGCGATGATCGCTGCGGTGCTATTGCCGATGGCAGGCGGCGATCTGGATTATTACCTGAAACTTTCTGCTTCTATGGCGATCGCCTCGGGCTTGTTGATGTTTATTGGTGGAATGGCCCGCATGGGTTTTATCGTAAATTTTTTCTCACGCCCGATCCTGATCGGTTTCCTCAACGGTATTGCGCTCAGCATCATCATTGGACAACTGGGTAAGTTGTTAGGTATTACAATGGTAAACCGGGATTTTGGACCATCTATGCTGGAATTGGCCGGACGTTTCGCCGAGATGAATGGCTATAGTCTGGGCGTGGGGTTGGTCACGTTGATGCTGCTGATCCTGACCGTTCGCTATGCGCCACGGTTGCCAGCGGCGCTGATTGCACTGCTGATCCCCGGTTTAGCCGTGTTCCTGATGGGATTGGATGCACATGCGGTTAAACTGGTAGGTGAGGTTCCGTCCGGATTGCCGTCATTCGCGCTACCCGGCCTCGGTTATGAAGGTGCACAGAGCATTTTCATGAGCTCGATCGGACTCGTCATCATCATCTTTACCGGTGGCGTGCTCACGGCGCGCAGCTTTGCCATGCGCAATGGCTATAGTATCAACGCCGATCAGGAAATGCGCGCTATCGGTTTCGCCAACATAACATCAGGCCTGTCCGGCGGCTTCGCTGTCACCGGAGCCGATTCGCGCACTGCGGTCAACGATGCGAGCGGTGGCAAGACTCAACTGGTATCAGTGATTTCCGCGCTGGCCACGGCCGGGATCTTGTTGTTTCTTACGCAACCGTTGGGCTACCTGCCCATCCCTGCATTGGCTGCCGTGCTGATCTTCTCAGCATGGGGTCTTCTGGATATCGACGGTATACGCCGCCTGCGATCGATTGATCGCTTCGAGTACAAGTTATCTGTGTTGACGACGATTGGTGTACTGGTCATTGGCGTTCTGCCAGGTGTAGTGTTTGCCATCGCGCTAGCGCTATCGAATGTACTTCTCAAGATTTATAAACCCAAGGATACGCTGCTGGGTATTGTCCCAGGCCTGAAAGGTTACAACGATCTCAGCATATCGGAAGCCGCCCGGCCAGTCCCGGGTGTGATCATCTATCGTTTCGATGCGCCATTGCTGTTCTTCAATGCCGATTACTTCAAGACACGGATACTGTCTCTGGTGGATGATGCTGCTGAGCCTAAGCCGCGCTGGCTCGTGCTCAACGTCGAATCCATCAGCCAGCTTGACAGCACCGGCGCGCAGGCCATCAGCGAGCTGATCGACGAGCTGCAGAATCGTGGCGTGCGCCTAGTCATTGCGCGGCCGAAGCAGTATATGCGCAAGTACGGACAATCAATGAATCTGGGTAAAAAGATCGGGGCAGACAATATGTTTTACTCCGTTCACTCCGCCGTTGCGGCCATTCTGGAGCGGCAGGAACGTGATAAAGTAGCGGAAAGTGAACCGATTACTGAAAGGAGTCATGAAACATGAAAAAGGCACGCGCCATTAAATCTCTAGATAAAGACGCGGATACAATCAGCGAAACCAAGCCCAAGCTCAAACGCAAGGACTATGACAAGGCACTACTCGAGCTACAGGCGGAACTGTGTGCTGTGCAAGACTGGGTAATAGCTACCGGGCAGCGCATCATCCTAGTGTTCGAGGGGCGGGACGCAGCAGGCAAGGGTGGTACTATCAAGGCAATCACTGAGCGCGTGAGTCCGCGTGTGTTCAGGGTTGTCGCCTTGCCGGCGCCCTCGGATCGCGAGAAGACGCAGATCTACATTCAGCGCTATATGGCGCATTTTCCCGCAGCGGGTGAGATCGTTATTTTCGATCGTAGCTGGTACAACCGCGCAGGCGTTGAGCGTGTAATGGGGTTCTGCACCGAAGCACAGTGCCATCGTTTTCTGGAGCTGTGTCCGTTCATCGAAAAGCAGATTGTGGAAAACGGCATTCTCCTGCTCAAGTACTGGCTGGAAGTTGGCGATGAGGAACAGGAGCGGCGTTTCCGTGCACGTATCGACGATCCGGTGCGGCAATGGAAGCTGTCACCGATGGATCTGCCCTCACGCGAGCGCTGGTATGATTACTCGCGTGCGCGCGACCAGATGCTGGCGGCTACCGACACGGATTTTGCTCCCTGGCACATTGTCACTTCCGACGACAAGAAACGCGCACGCTTGAACCTGATTGCGCATCTCCTGAAGCAGATTCCCTACGAGCATATGCCAAAGAAAAAGATCAAGTTGCCCAAACGCATTATGAAGCATGCCTATGACGATGAGGCGACCATAGCCGATCGACGCTGGATTCCGGAGATTTATTGAATCTTTAGAGTGTGATAAAAGAGGTTATCCATATTGACTATATACCATATTGAATCCCTCGTGCGCCACACGGCGCCTTCAAGGAGTTTTTTGATGATCACACGAATCCTTGCCGCCATTCTCGTTTGCGCCGTTCTTGTTGGTTGTTCTAAGGAAACGGCTGCACCGCAGCAACGCCCTGTACCCGAGGTGACCGTGATGACTGTGATTCCACGCGATATTCCTTACATATTCAGCTTCGTCGCGCAGACCGAAAGCTCGCGCCAAGTCGATATTGTCGCGCGTGTTTCGGGTTTCCTCGACCGCATCGCGTACCAGGAAGGCGAACTGGTGAAGGAGGGGCAACTCCTATTCCAACTCGACTCGAAGCCGTTCAAGGCACAGTTGGAGGCTGCTCGCGGTGCGATGCAGGCGCAGCAGGCGAGGTTTAAGACAGCGGACGCCAATCTTAAGCGTGTGAAACCGCTGGCCGAGCAGAACGCGCTCTCGCAGGCTGATCTGGATCGGGCGCAAGGCGAATTCGACGCAGCGAAAGCGGCCGTGTTCGCCGTAAGCGCGAAAGTGAAGGAGGCCGAATTGAACCTCGGCTACACGACTATCCGTTCGCCGGTGACGGGCCTGGCGAGCCGTTCGCTCCAGCGCGAGGGCGCATTCGTGAATGCGATGGCGGAGACCGCGAAACTCACGTACGTTGCCGCCATCGATCCGATCTGGGTTACATTCAGTGTTTCGCAGAATCAGATGGCACGCTCGCGCGTGGAAAACCAAAAAGGGCTGATCGTCCAACCTAAGAGTCAGGATTATGAGGTGGCTCTCGTTCTTCCTGATGGGACGCCGTATGCAGAGAAAGGCAAGATCAACTTTGCCGATCCATCTTTCAGCCAGGACACCGGCTCGTTCATGGTGCGTGCGGTGCTGTCGAACCCAAAAAGGGAGCTCCGCCCCGGCATGTTTGTTACGGCATACGTGAAGGGTGCGCTGCGGCCGAATGCAATCGTTGTGCCGCAACTCTCGGTGCAGAAGGGCTCGAATGGCCACACCGTATACGTCATCAAGCCGGACGGCACGGCAGAAGTGCGCCCGGTGGTGGTCGGCGACTATGAAGGCGAGAAAGACATCGTGATCGTGACCGGACTCCAGGCTGACGACCGGATTGTGGTTGACGGGGTACTCAAAGTGGTTCCCGGTCAGCCGGTAAAGATCGTGGAGCCGGAAGCGGGTAATGATAAAGCAATAGCCAAGCCTGCCGCGGCTGCACAGAAATAGAGGCCGCTTCATGTTTACTCACTTTTTTATCGATCGCCCGATCCTCTCGGCAGTCATCTCGATTCTGATCGTGCTCGCTGGGGCGGTGTCTATGTCCGTCTTGCCGATCGAACAGTATCCCGATATGGCGCCTCCGCAGGTAACGATCGACGCACGCTACCCCGGTGCCACCGCCGAGGTAATTGCGAACAACGTAGCTGCCCCCATCGAGGCGCAATTGAACGGCATCGACAACTTGCTTTATTACTATTCGAACAGTTCGTCGAGCGGTAACATCCAGATCGTTGTGGTGTTCAAGCCAGGCAGCAATCCAGACATCAATCAAGTCAATGTGCAGAATCGGCTGAGCCAGGCGATGCCCCAATTGCCGCAGGTGGTGACTCAACAGGGAATCACGGTGGACAAGATGTCACCCAGTATCATGATGGTGGTTTCGATCTTTTCGCCTGATGAGCGCTATGAAGATGCCTATATCGCCAATTACACCAATCTCTATGTACTCGACGAATTGAAGCGTGTGCCCGGGGCGAATCGATCGAAGACATTCGGCCTCGCCGATATAGCGATGCGCGTCTGGTTGCGGCCTGACCGTATGGCCCAGCTCGGCATCACTGTGGATGAAGTAAGCGCCGCGATTCAGAGCCAGAATCAGACTTTCGGTATCGGCCAGCTCGGCGCTCCGCCGGTGCCCCCTACCGTGGAGCAGCAGTTTGTCGTGACGGCGCAGGGCCTGTTGACCAAACCGGAGGAGTTCGAGGATATTATCGTCCGCACCGCGAAGGCTGGCGCTGCTATCGTTCGTATCAAGGACATCGGACGGGTTGAACTCTCCCGGCGAGATTACTCTATGCCGAGTCGCATGAATGGCAAGACCGCGACGACTATCGGTGTCTACCAACAGCCGGGTGCAAACGCAGTGGAAACCGCTGCGGGTGTTCGCAAGAAGATGGAGGAACTTAAGGCGAAATTCCCAACCGGCATGGATTACAAGATCGTGCTCGATACCAGCCAGTTTACCCTTTACTCAATCGACAAGGTGGTTCATACCTTCTTCGAAGCGGTAGTGCTGGTGGTGCTGGTCGTGTTCGTCTTCCTGCAATCACTGCGAGCGACCATTATTCCGATCCTGGCGGTACCGGTATCCATCATTGGCACGTTCGTAGGTTTGTACCTGTTCGGGTTTTCGATCAATATGCTCACCATGTTCGGCATGATCCTTGCGATCGGTCTGGTGGTGGATGATGCTATCGTGGTGGTTGAGAACGTTGAGACGAACATCACCAAGAAAGGGCTCGGCCCAATGGCTGCCGCGAAAGAGGCAATGACGGAGATTGCGGGTGCACTGATCTCGATCGTGCTGGTTCTGCTTGCGGTATTCCTGCCGGTTGCATTTCTCGGCGGGGTGACTGGGACATTGTACAAGCAGTTCGCGATCACCATCTCAATCGCGATGGTGATCTCGGGTGTCATGGCGTTGACCCTCTCGCCGGCACTGGCTGCGATCATCATTAAGGCGCAACATGGAAAGAAGAATCGATTTTTCCAGGCGTTTGAAAATATGTTCGGATCCATTCAGCGTGGATTCCTGGGTAATGTTGCTCGCATCATGCATTTGTGGCCGGTTTCTCTCATTATGTTCGGTGGTGTTGTGGTCGGGATCCTGTTGATGTTCCGTATTCTGCCGGCAGGCTTTGTTCCGGACGAGGACCAAGGCTATTTCTTCGTGCTCGCTCAGGTTTCCGACTCAGCGAGTCAGAACGTCACGAGCCGCTTCAGTAAAGAGCTGGAGCAAATCGTGCTCCAGGATCCTGCTGTGCAGGATGTGGGCACGATCAATGGCTACAGTTTCGTTGATGGCCAGCAGAACAACAGCGCCGCGCTCATGTTCGGTCTGTTGAAGCCTTTTGAGGAACGAAAGGATGCGAGTCTGCTGTCGTTCGATACGTTAAAGAGGCTAAACGCGCAGTTTGCGGGGCACAAGGATGGTGTTGCTTTTGCTGTCAATCCACCTTCGATCCCTGGTCTAGGCACGACTGGGGGGTTCGAATTCTACATCCAGAACCGTGGTTCAGGTGATCCGCGCGCGACGGACGCTGCCCTTAAAGCATTTCTTGCCCAGGCCCGCGAGCGTGAGGAATTGCAGGCGGTGAACACGACGTTCCGTGCCAACAGCCAGCAACTCTTCGTCGATCTCGATCGTAAAAAGGCCGAAGTGCTGGGCGTGCATGTGGCCGATGTTTTTAATACGATGCAAGCGTACTTCGGCTCCCAAGTGGCTGGTCAGTTCTCGCTGTTCAGTCGCGTATGGTTCGTCATCATCCAGGCGGACGCGGATTTTCGCGTGAACCCGGAGGATTTCAGCAAGGTCTTCGTGCGCTCGTCTAGTGGTGCCAACGTGCCGCTGTCGGCGCTTATCACGACTCGCTATGTTGCTTCGCCAAAGATGATGACGCGATTCAATGGCTTCCCGGCGGTAAAGATTACCGGAAGCCAAGCGCCTGGTTACAGTTCGGGTGATGCGATCAGAGTGATGGAAGAAGTGGCACGCGATACACTGCCCGGTGACTTCGCCTATGCCTGGGCGGGGCAGGCCTTCCAGGAAAAGGGCGCGGGTGGTACGTCTTCGTCGGCTTTTATCTTCGGTCTGATCGTGGTGTTTCTACTCCTTGCAGCGCAGTTTGAGAAGTGGACGCTCCCCATTGCGGTGGTGCTGACGGTTCCCTTCGCCGTGTTGGGTGCGTTGCTGCTGACTTGGGTGCTCGGGCTCGAGAATGATGTCTACTTCCAGGTCGGACTGGTGACGCTCGTCGGACTGTCCGCAAAAAATGCGATTCTGATCTGCGAGTTTGCGATAGAGCGCGTTCGCCACGGCATACCCCCTCGGGAGGCAGCTATCGAGGCTGCCGGGCTGCGATTGCGCGCGATTGTAATGACATCGTTCGCGTTTATCCTTGGCTGTGTGCCACTCGCGATCGCGACCGGACCTGGTGCGAACAGTCTGCGCGCGATCGGCACCGGCGTGATCGGCGGGATGCTCGCATCCACGCTGATTGCAATCTTCTTCGTGCCGCTGTTCTTCTGGTTGCTGGAATCCATGAGTGTAAAGTTTGCAGGTAAGAAAGTACACGAGGAGGGGCGGGGTGTTGAAGGGCTATCCGAAGCTGTGACTGTTCCCGATCCCGTTCCCGAAGCAGCTTTGCCTGGAAAACGGGAAGGTGAGTGATATGCGTTACATCGTTCTTTCTATGTTCGCAGCCGTATTTCTCAGTGCATGTGCTGCAGTGGGTCCTGACTATCGACGACCGGCGATTGTAACCCCCGAGGATTGGCGCGTTGATTATCCGGAGGCGGCGTCAGTCGCAAACGTCGGATGGTGGACTCAGTTCGACGATCCGGCGCTCGACGCGCTTATCGAAACGGCGTTGCGTGAAAACCGCGATATCCAAGCCGCTGCCGCGCGAGTGGATCAGTTTATCGGCGCACTGCAAACCACCCGTGCGCAGTTTTATCCACAGATCGGTTACAACGCGGATGCGAGCCGTAACCGGCGCACGGAACATGGACTGGCTCCCCTTCCCCCGGGCACCGATCCGTACTATTCGCTCTATCGTGGATCACTTGGCGCGTCATGGCAGATCGATCTCTTCGGGCGGATCAGACGTCAGAGTGAAGCTGCCCAGGCGCAGGTTTTTGTGAGCGAGCAGGGCCGCAGAGGTGTCATCCTTTCGGTCGTGACGAGCGTCGCGGCGAGCTACATCGTGCTGCGCGCGCTCGACCGGCAGCTTGAGATTGCGCGCACCAGTGCGGCAAACTACGCCGACATGCTGCGGATCTTCGAGCTTCGCTACCAGTATGGCGTCGTGTCGCAAGTAGAAGTTGCCCAGGCACTGTCGCTATACCAATTGGCTCTCGCCGCAATTCCAGCAATCGAGCAGCAGATCGTCGCGCAGGAGAATCTCATCTCGATCCTTCTCGGACACAACCCCGGTTCGATCCCGCGCGGCAGGACCATTGATGAGCTCATTGCCCCGGCAGTTCCTCCCGATTTGCCCTCGACGCTGCTTGAGCGGCGGCCCGACATTGTGCAGGCCGAGCAGAACCTCGTGGCTGCCAACGCGAACGTCGGGGTGGCAAGATCGTTTTACTACCCGACCATCACGCTCACCGGTCTTCTCGGTTCAGCAAGCCTTGCATTTGGCAATTTTTTGACGGGCCCGGCCAGTACCTGGGCGGTGGCTGCAGGTCTTGCTGGACCGATTTTCACCTTTGGCGCCATCGAGGGACAGGTAAAAACTGCTGAAGCAGCCCAGCGGGAAGCGCTTGCCTTCTATCAGGCGACAATCCTCAACGCTTTCCGCGAGACGAATGACGCGCTTATTGGCGCAGTGAAGAAGCGAGAGGAAGCCGAGGCCAAGGCGAATCGCGTCATGGCGCTCCGCGACTACGCTCGCCTTTCCCGGCTCAAGTACGACAATGGCTACGCGGATTATATTGAGGTGCTCTACTCGGAGAACGTGCTTTTTGATGCAGAGCTTATCGCGGTACTCGCAAAGGCCGAGCGCTACACCGAACTCGTGAACGTCTACAAAGCGATGGGCGGTGGTTGGGTCGACGAGGCTGAGATGTTCTCGCCGAAACCACAGTTTACGACGGTAAAACCGATGAGCGGAGACAGTTCGCTGGCTCGATAGGAGATTATTTAATTATGCTATTCAATTCATCAATAAAGGATACAAATCATGACGATTTCTCCTGATGCAGGTAAGCCGGCCCGGAAAGAAATGCTCGTTGATCTCACAAAGCTTGAACGGGAGTATTATGAGCGCAGCCCCGATCTGGCTGACGCTGCCCAATTAGTCAGTTTCGGCACTAGCGGGCATCGCGGTTCGCCACTGCAGGGATCATTCACCGAAGCGCATATTCTGGCTATTACACAGGCCATTTGTGACTATCGCCAGGGTCGGGCTATCGATGGACCGCTCTATATGGGTAAAGACACGCACTCATTATCGGGGCCGGCGCAACGGACTGCGCTGGAAGTGTTGGCAGCCAATGGTGTGACGACGATCATCCAAAAAAATGACGGTGTCACTCCGACACCGGTCATCTCGCGGGCAATTCTCGTTTATAACCGCGATCGTAAGGAACACTTCGCCGACGGCATTGTCATCACGCCGTCGCACAATCCACCAGAGGATGGCGGTTTAAAGTACAACCCGCCCCACGGCGGCCCCGCTGACGTCGATGTAACAAAATGGATCGAACAGAGAGCCAACGAGTTAATGCGCCAAGGGAACACCGGCGTCAAGCGAATCCCCTTCATGTCCGCCATCAAGGCAGAGACGACGCATCAGGAAGATTTCGTGATGCCTTATGTCAAGGATCTGCGCAACGTTGTTGATATGGACGTCATCCGGGCAGCGGGTCTAAAGTTGGCTGTCGATCCGTTGGGTGGTGCCGCTGAACCCTATTGGGAGCCCATTAACGCCGTTTATCACTTGGATATTGCCGTTGTGAACCCGGTGATCGATCCCACATTCTCGTTCATGACGGTCGATCATGACGGCAAGATCCGCATGGATCCTTCCAGTCCCTATGCCATGGCCAGGCTTGTGGATCTCAAAGATCAATATCGTATCGCCTTTGCGAACGATCCGGATGCCGATCGGCATGGCGTGGTCGTGCCGTCCATCGGGTTAATGAATCCAAATCATTACTTGGCTGTAGCCATTCGCTATTTGCTGACTCACCGGAAATGGCCTGCCCACGTGACTGTCGGCAAGACTCTGGTCAGCAGCAGCATGATTGATCGGGTGGTCAACAAGCTGGGTTACCGGTTGTGCGAGATGCCGGTGGGCTTCAAGTGGTTTGTGCCGGGGCTGTTAGATGGCTCGTTTTGTTTCGGTGGTGAAGAAAGTGCCGGAGCGAGTTTCCTGCGGCATGACGGCACCGTGTGGAGTACGGACAAGGATGGTCTGATCATGGATTTGCTGGCGGCCGAGATTACTGCCCGCACGAAAAAGGACCCGGGCGAGCATTACCAGGAACTGGAAGCCGAGTTCGGCGCACTGTACTACACGCGCATCGATGCGCCTGCGACGCCCGAACAGAAGGCGAAGCTGGCAAAGCTATCGGCCGAAGCAGTTGCAGCTCCAAAGCTCGCAGGCGAAACCATCCGGATGAAGTTGACCAGCGCCCCTGGTAACAACGCATCCATCGGTGGTCTCAAGGTTGTGACCGACAGCGGTTGGTTCGCAGCGCGTCCTTCCGGCACTGAGAATATTTACAAAATCTATGCGGAGAGCTTTAAGGACCAGGATCACCTGAACGCGATCGTGAGAGAAGCTCAGGAGATCGTGAGTGATGCAGTAAGTGATGCATTGTAATCCTTTGAGGGCATCCTAGTCTCTCTTCAAAGTCCGCTTGGTAGCAGAACGGCTGAGGCTGTGTCATCTCCTTGATGATCTTCGCCGCATGTCTACTTTGCGGATAGGCAAACGTAAGTCTAATTCTTGCAGGAAGGAGCTAAAATATGAAAGCTACACAACTGCTTCATAACCTGGGCCAGAGTATCTGGCTCGACAACATTACACGTGATTTGCTGACCAGTGGTACGCTTAAACGCTACATCGACGAGCTGTCGGTGACAGGGCTAACTTCCAATCCGACCATCTTTGATTGTGCGATTAAGGATAGCAATGCTTACGACGCTGCGATTCGCATTGGTCTGGCACAAGGAAAATCAGCCGAAACGATTTTCTTTGATTTGGCACTGGAAGATCTTACTCAGGCAGCCGATCTGTTTCGGCCAATTTATGACCGCACCAATGGTGTCGATGGGTGGGTGTCGCTGGAGGTGTCTCCCTTGCTGGCCTACGACACAACCAGTACGCTTGCGGCAGCGAAGGAGCTGCACGCCCGGGCGGCGCGGCCGAATTTGCTGATTAAGATTCCGGGTACCCAGGAAGGTTTGCCCGCTATTGAAGAGGCGATTTTTGCCGGTGTGCCGATCAACGTGACGCTGTTATTTTGCCGCGAGCACTATGTGGCCGCCGCCGAGGCTTTCCTGCGCGGCATCGAGCGGCGCATCGATGCCGGACTCAATCCTGATGTCGGTTCCGTTGCTTCCCTGTTTATCAGCCGATGGGACGTCGCGGTGGCTGGTACGGTTCCCGGTGGGCTAAGGGATAAGCTTGGCATCG of Bacteroidota bacterium contains these proteins:
- a CDS encoding acetate/propionate family kinase translates to MSSRIVLVVNAGSSSLKFSVFHLDDTDFLQLAMRGQIDGIGTQPHLCVKDVTGSVVAERDFAIIEINNVQQAIGFAGAWLSEHFQDTPLLAVGHRVVHGGTNYSHPVLVDEAVFAALEQLVPLAPLHQPHNLAAIRAVREAQPQVPQIACFDTAFHRTHPQIADLYALPWEYYESGVRRYGFHGLSYEYIAATLPKVAPNLAKGRVIVAHLGSGASLCAMQAGKSLDSTMGFSPLDGLPMGTRPGALDPGVLLHLINQCGLSGADLEKLLYKESGLLGLSGISNDMRVLLESREPRAQLAIEYFVYYATKQIGALAAVLGGIDGLVFTAGIGEHSPVIRARILQGCAWLGVSVDAEANACGGPRISMEDSPVAAWVIPADEEWMIARHTLALVFKKEKGYGN
- a CDS encoding SulP family inorganic anion transporter, whose translation is MVTDWIPLLRDLRQYRKEWLTHDVIAGLSVTAVQVPTAIAYASLVGLPPEVGLYACILPVLVYALFGSSRQLVLGPDAATCAMIAAVLLPMAGGDLDYYLKLSASMAIASGLLMFIGGMARMGFIVNFFSRPILIGFLNGIALSIIIGQLGKLLGITMVNRDFGPSMLELAGRFAEMNGYSLGVGLVTLMLLILTVRYAPRLPAALIALLIPGLAVFLMGLDAHAVKLVGEVPSGLPSFALPGLGYEGAQSIFMSSIGLVIIIFTGGVLTARSFAMRNGYSINADQEMRAIGFANITSGLSGGFAVTGADSRTAVNDASGGKTQLVSVISALATAGILLFLTQPLGYLPIPALAAVLIFSAWGLLDIDGIRRLRSIDRFEYKLSVLTTIGVLVIGVLPGVVFAIALALSNVLLKIYKPKDTLLGIVPGLKGYNDLSISEAARPVPGVIIYRFDAPLLFFNADYFKTRILSLVDDAAEPKPRWLVLNVESISQLDSTGAQAISELIDELQNRGVRLVIARPKQYMRKYGQSMNLGKKIGADNMFYSVHSAVAAILERQERDKVAESEPITERSHET
- the ppk2 gene encoding polyphosphate kinase 2, with the protein product MKKARAIKSLDKDADTISETKPKLKRKDYDKALLELQAELCAVQDWVIATGQRIILVFEGRDAAGKGGTIKAITERVSPRVFRVVALPAPSDREKTQIYIQRYMAHFPAAGEIVIFDRSWYNRAGVERVMGFCTEAQCHRFLELCPFIEKQIVENGILLLKYWLEVGDEEQERRFRARIDDPVRQWKLSPMDLPSRERWYDYSRARDQMLAATDTDFAPWHIVTSDDKKRARLNLIAHLLKQIPYEHMPKKKIKLPKRIMKHAYDDEATIADRRWIPEIY
- a CDS encoding efflux RND transporter periplasmic adaptor subunit gives rise to the protein MITRILAAILVCAVLVGCSKETAAPQQRPVPEVTVMTVIPRDIPYIFSFVAQTESSRQVDIVARVSGFLDRIAYQEGELVKEGQLLFQLDSKPFKAQLEAARGAMQAQQARFKTADANLKRVKPLAEQNALSQADLDRAQGEFDAAKAAVFAVSAKVKEAELNLGYTTIRSPVTGLASRSLQREGAFVNAMAETAKLTYVAAIDPIWVTFSVSQNQMARSRVENQKGLIVQPKSQDYEVALVLPDGTPYAEKGKINFADPSFSQDTGSFMVRAVLSNPKRELRPGMFVTAYVKGALRPNAIVVPQLSVQKGSNGHTVYVIKPDGTAEVRPVVVGDYEGEKDIVIVTGLQADDRIVVDGVLKVVPGQPVKIVEPEAGNDKAIAKPAAAAQK
- a CDS encoding multidrug efflux RND transporter permease subunit, with amino-acid sequence MFTHFFIDRPILSAVISILIVLAGAVSMSVLPIEQYPDMAPPQVTIDARYPGATAEVIANNVAAPIEAQLNGIDNLLYYYSNSSSSGNIQIVVVFKPGSNPDINQVNVQNRLSQAMPQLPQVVTQQGITVDKMSPSIMMVVSIFSPDERYEDAYIANYTNLYVLDELKRVPGANRSKTFGLADIAMRVWLRPDRMAQLGITVDEVSAAIQSQNQTFGIGQLGAPPVPPTVEQQFVVTAQGLLTKPEEFEDIIVRTAKAGAAIVRIKDIGRVELSRRDYSMPSRMNGKTATTIGVYQQPGANAVETAAGVRKKMEELKAKFPTGMDYKIVLDTSQFTLYSIDKVVHTFFEAVVLVVLVVFVFLQSLRATIIPILAVPVSIIGTFVGLYLFGFSINMLTMFGMILAIGLVVDDAIVVVENVETNITKKGLGPMAAAKEAMTEIAGALISIVLVLLAVFLPVAFLGGVTGTLYKQFAITISIAMVISGVMALTLSPALAAIIIKAQHGKKNRFFQAFENMFGSIQRGFLGNVARIMHLWPVSLIMFGGVVVGILLMFRILPAGFVPDEDQGYFFVLAQVSDSASQNVTSRFSKELEQIVLQDPAVQDVGTINGYSFVDGQQNNSAALMFGLLKPFEERKDASLLSFDTLKRLNAQFAGHKDGVAFAVNPPSIPGLGTTGGFEFYIQNRGSGDPRATDAALKAFLAQAREREELQAVNTTFRANSQQLFVDLDRKKAEVLGVHVADVFNTMQAYFGSQVAGQFSLFSRVWFVIIQADADFRVNPEDFSKVFVRSSSGANVPLSALITTRYVASPKMMTRFNGFPAVKITGSQAPGYSSGDAIRVMEEVARDTLPGDFAYAWAGQAFQEKGAGGTSSSAFIFGLIVVFLLLAAQFEKWTLPIAVVLTVPFAVLGALLLTWVLGLENDVYFQVGLVTLVGLSAKNAILICEFAIERVRHGIPPREAAIEAAGLRLRAIVMTSFAFILGCVPLAIATGPGANSLRAIGTGVIGGMLASTLIAIFFVPLFFWLLESMSVKFAGKKVHEEGRGVEGLSEAVTVPDPVPEAALPGKREGE
- a CDS encoding efflux transporter outer membrane subunit, with amino-acid sequence MRYIVLSMFAAVFLSACAAVGPDYRRPAIVTPEDWRVDYPEAASVANVGWWTQFDDPALDALIETALRENRDIQAAAARVDQFIGALQTTRAQFYPQIGYNADASRNRRTEHGLAPLPPGTDPYYSLYRGSLGASWQIDLFGRIRRQSEAAQAQVFVSEQGRRGVILSVVTSVAASYIVLRALDRQLEIARTSAANYADMLRIFELRYQYGVVSQVEVAQALSLYQLALAAIPAIEQQIVAQENLISILLGHNPGSIPRGRTIDELIAPAVPPDLPSTLLERRPDIVQAEQNLVAANANVGVARSFYYPTITLTGLLGSASLAFGNFLTGPASTWAVAAGLAGPIFTFGAIEGQVKTAEAAQREALAFYQATILNAFRETNDALIGAVKKREEAEAKANRVMALRDYARLSRLKYDNGYADYIEVLYSENVLFDAELIAVLAKAERYTELVNVYKAMGGGWVDEAEMFSPKPQFTTVKPMSGDSSLAR